The Flavobacterium sp. 102 genomic interval ATCATAAATATATTTGCCGACACCACCTTTGAAACGATTGGTTTCCCAAACTTTTTCTCCTGTGTTGGCTTTAACCAAAATCACAGAAGCCTTTTGTGAAATTAAAAAAGCATCTAATTCGAAAATGTACTTAACCGTTTCCAATTCGCCTTCGTCAGAACCTTCTTTTGCAGCAGTTCCTTTAGGAATAAGATTTTGGTATTCTTCTGAATTCCATAGCTCTTTCCCAGTGGCAACATCAAGGACTGCAACCCTATCCGTTCCTAATTTTCTTTCGTCAAAGAGAAATAAATAACCGCCTTTCCCCTTGCCTTTGTGGATAATGTATTGGTAATCACATTTGTTGGTTTTATTGGTTGTGATTTTTTTGTAATCACCACTCCAAACTTGTTTTCCATTGACATCTAATACCGTAGCAGAATTATCATCTGTTGCTAAAACATATTCTCCTCCGTTTACAGCCACTGCTAATTGCGTCGCTTTGTTGTCAAATTCTGATTCCCAAACGGTACCAAAACTTCCTGATTTTTTTCCGGCGCCTTTGCCTTTACCCATTAATTTACCAAACTGGGCGTTTGCCGGTAATGTGATGGCTAGAGAGAGCATCAGCATTACTAAAGTAATTTTCTTCATGACTTATTGTTTTTATTGTTATGGTGTTAAAATGTAATCGTGTAACGAATTTTATATCGCTGTTGTTTTTGCAATTTGAATTTGAATTTGTGGTCTAAGATGTAGCCCGACATGAAATTGATAAAATCGATATTCTTGATGTCGCTGTCTACTTTGAAGAAGGAAGAAACCTTCCCGTTTTGCACTACGCCAATATCTACGACCATTGTGCCTTTGACGTCTGCGTATTTTTTGCTTTTCTTTTTTTGGAAATCGTCTGCTTGAAAAACCTCATCAATTTCCTTAGTCACGGTTTCAGTCACCGCTTCTTCATCTGTTAGTACCGGTTTTTGTGCCAATACATTTTGAGTAGACAACAAGAGAAATGTGAATACTAATAATGCCTTAATTGTTTTCATGGTTTTAGGTTGTTAAATACATAACAAACCTATTGCGAAATACTGAAGAAGGAAATACGGCAAATGTCGTATTTTGTTAAAATTGGATGTACGGGAACCGTTCTTGAAGTTTGATAATCTTTTGATTAAGAGAAGTTAAGAACAGCTGATGAGCTGAAGTGTTAGGATTAAAAGGACGATGGGCTAATCCTTTTTGAATGTTGCAAACTTCTTGCATCGTGTCAAAATATTTTGAATCAACATAATTTTCGAAAAAACGTATCCAAATATAATCGATCGCGGCTTGGCTTGGATGCAACATGTCATCAGCATAGAATCGATAGTCACGAAGTTCGTCCATCATGATTTCGTAGCTAGGAAAGTAGCACTTCGACAAGCTCAGTGTGACATCTGCAAGAAGATTATGTATGGCGGTAATGAGATGCGCTTTGCTGCGTTGGTTTTCAGGGAAACCGTCTTTGATATGTCGTACCGGTGAAACCGTGAATATAAAACGACAATCGGGATTGACTTTTTGAATTAAGGAGATTGTATTCTGAATTGATTTCTGAATGATTTCAGGCGATAGGATTTCTTTGGCAAATTCTTTTTGCGGTACTTTATGACAGTTGGCTACAATTTCATTAGTCAGATTATGTCGGTAAACCCAAGAAGTTCCATAAGTAATGATGATGTGGCTCGCTTGAATTATTAGATGGTTAGATTGTTGGATTGTTAGATTTAGTCTTTCTAAGAACTCCTTTTTGTCAGGATGACTCAACTCTGAATGGACATCGTAGCAATGCCACAAATCATTGTGAAAGAAAATATCAACTTCCGTAAACAGTCTTTGATTCACTATTCTTTCCACCAACTTCTCAATCGAAACCGGATTGAAAATTATTCCAAATGGATTGGTTGTCATTTGGAATTTAAAATAATTGAACTTTTCTCCCATATTCTCGGCAAAGCACGATCCAAGAGACAATATTTTAGAGTTATAATCTATTGGATATTCATAAGCGGCAACAGGAACTTTGGTGGTGAAATTCATTTATTTTTGATTTGTTTACTTCGTCTGTTCGTTATCACTCGGGTCAAAAGTACAAAATCTGAATAAAAAAACCCTTTCATTGACAGTTGAAAGGGTTTTGGGTTTGATTATGGTGTTTGATCTAATTTATTTATAATATTCGAAATTGTAGCTGAAAGGTCCCGGAGAAGTTTCTGAAGAATATCTTGTCAAAGGATAATTATTTTCATCGTATACCAATTCGAAATCTACTTGCGAACTTTGAACCGTTGCAAAATAAGTTGTTACTTTTTTAAGGTTTTTAGTAATTCCATATCTTCCATCGCTGTCGTAAGTATGCAATTTAATTTTATCCATTCCGGTTACATTGCGCATCGGGTTATTGGCTGCATCATACTCGAAATCCATTGCCGTTTGTGATATTGAACCGGTAAATTCAATTCGTACGATATCATTATTTTCAATGAAGTACTTTTCACTAACTGCAGTAAGTGTTGTTTGGCTTTCCAAAGTTCCGGTATAATTTAAAGCATCAACCGTTCCATTTGAATTATAAGTGAATACCATTTTTGTAGCAGTACTGTTCTGTAAATTCAATTTAACAACTTGTTCCAATTGATTATTGGCGTTATAAGTAAAAACTGTACTGAAAGTATTTTGATTGCTACCGTTAAAAGTTTTAATCTCAGTAATTAATTCACCAGTGTAAAAGTATTTATCATAACCTGTTTGAATACCAGGCGTATGAATTTCGTAGTTCACCTTTGTCAACTTTCTTCCGCTGTAACTAAAATTATAGACTCCGTGATTGCCCATCACATCAGATTCCATCTTTTTTAGCAATACAACACTAGTATCCGGCTGATTTCCATTATCATCCGAAGAACATGAAGTAAACGTTAAAACTAAAAGGGAAACTAAAAGAATTTGTATAACTTTTTTCATAATTGCATTAGTAGTTTATCATATCAACTTGCTGGGGCTTTGTTAATACGGCTCAAATGTAAATAAGCACTTCCCAAACCAAAAAAACATTCGATATACTACTAAAATATCTGTTGTTTAGCACTTTTTGACCTATGATACCAATAAAAAAACCCTTTCATCTCAAAAATGAAAGGGTTTTAAAATGAGTATTTTAGGTGTTATTTCACAAAATCGATTGCTTTTTCTAATGCTTCTTTGATACCGTTTATATTTTTCCCTTTTCCGGAAGCAAAAAATGGTTGTCCTCCACCATTACCATCGATATATTTCCCTAAATCTTTGATAACCACATTGGCGTTTAAGCTTTTGTCAGCCACCAATTCCTTAGCAATATAACAATGAATGTTAGGTGCGTTATCTTCAATCGATGCTAAAACCACAAACGAATTTCCTTTTGAAGTTCCTAAGGCTTGCGCCAATTCTTTAGTGGAACTCATAGATAAATCGACTTGTTTTGCTAAAAAGTTAACACCATTGATTTCTTGAAATTGGGAAACTAAATCATTTTTCAGTCCTTCTATTTTTTCTTTTAACAACAACTCGATTTGCTTTTTCAATTTCGAGTTCTCATCTTGCAACGAAACGACAGCTTTGATGGTATCTTGGGGATTTTTCAAAGTTTCTTTGATTGTTGCCAAGGCATTTTCTTGTTGTGTAAAGAAATCTTTAACGGCATCTCCCGTTATCGCTTCAATACGACGAATTCCCGCCGCAACTGCGCCTTCGGAAACGATTTTGAAATGCCAAATCTCGGCGGTATTTTTCACGTGAATTCCTCCACAAAGTTCTTTACTATCTCCAAATTCAATCATGCGCACATTATCGCCATATTTTTCTCCAAATAAAGCCATCGCGCCTTTTGCCAAAGCTTCTTGAATTGGAATATTTCTGTATTCTGTTAATTGCAATTGGGCTTCAATTTGGGCATTTACGCTTGCTTCTACCTGACGTAATTCTTCATCACTAACTTTAGCAAAATGCGAAAAGTCGAAACGCAAATAGTTTGGATTCACCAACGATCCTTTTTGCTCCACATGCGTTCCTAAAATATTTCTCAAAGCCAAATGCATCAAATGCGTAGCCGAGTGATTTTTGGAGGTTGATGTTCTTAAATCGGTATTAACTTTCGCTACAAAAGCTCCGTTTATATTTTCCGGCAATTGCTTCGCGAAATGTAAAATCAGATTATTTTCTTTTTTGGTGTCAATAATATCAATGGTTTCATTGGCGGAAACTAATGTTCCTTTGTCACCAACTTGTCCACCGCCTTCCGGATAGAACGGCGTGTTGTCTAAAACGATTTGGTATAAAATCCCGTCTTTTTTACTGTTTACTTTACGAATACGAGTAATTTTCACTTCGTTTTCTGTTTGGTCATAACCTACGAAAGTTTCTACATTTCCCGGAATTAATACCGACCAATCTTCTGTCGAAACTTCTGAAGCGGCGCGTGAACGGTTTTTTTGTTCTTGCATAGACGCATCGAATTCACTTTCGTTAAACGACATGCCTTTTTCTTTCAGAATCAAAGCGGTTAAATCTCTCGGAAAACCGAAAGTATCATATAATTCAAAGGCTTTTGCACCCGAAACTTCCGTTCCTTTGGTTTGAGCCACTACATTTTCCAATAATTGTAAACCTTGGTCTAACGTTCTTAAGAAAGAAGCTTCTTCTTCGCGGATTACATTGGTAACCAATTGCTGTTGCGATTTTATTTCCGGGAAAAATTCGCCCATTTGATTCGCCAAAACTTCCACCAATTTATTGATAAAAGGTTCTTTGGTATTCAAAAACGTAAAGCCATAACGGATTGCGCGACGCAAAATTCTGCGGATTACATAACCTGCGCCGGTATTGGATGGCAATTGTCCATCAGCAATAGCGAAAGCTACGGCACGCACGTGATCCACAATTACACGAATGGCGATATTGGTTTTGTTTTGTTCTTCTGATATATTTTTGACTTCGTTGGAAGTGTATTTTAATCCTGTAATTTGTTCAATTTTAGCAATCAGTGGCGTAAAAACATCAGTGTCATAGTTCGACGTTACGTTTTGCATCGCCATACACAAACGCTCAAATCCCATTCCGGTATCCACGTGTTGTGCCGGAAGTCTTTCTAACGAACCATCGGCTTTGCGGTTGAATTCCATGAAAACGTTGTTCCAAATCTCGACTACTTGCGGATGATCGGCGTTTACCAAACTTCTACCTGAAACAGCTGCTCTTTCAGCATCGGTTCTTAAATCGATGTGGATTTCGGAACACGGACCACATGGTCCTTGGTCACCCATTTCCCAGAAGTTGTCTTTTTTGTTCCCCAAAATAATTCGGTCTTCGGGAACGTACTGTTTCCAAATGTCCCAAGCTTCTTGGTCGAATGCCACATTTTCGGCAGGATTGCCTTCAAATACGGAAACGTACAAACGGTCTTTGTCCAATTTCAAAACTTCAGTTAGAAATTCCCAAGCCCAATCGAGTGCTTCTTTTTTGAAGTAATCGCCGAACGACCAGTTGCCCAGCATTTCGAACATGGTGTGATGATACGTATCGAAACCTACATCTTCCAAATCGTTGTGTTTTCCTGACACACGAAGACATTTTTGCGTATCGGCTATACGTTTGCTTTTAGGCGTGCCGTTTCCTAAAAAGTATTCTTTGAATTGTGCCATACCCGAGTTGTTGAACATCAGGGTTGGATCGTCTTTCAGGACGATTGGAGCCGAAGGAACAATTAAATGTCCTTTGCTTTCAAAGAATTGTAAATACGCTTTTCGAATGTCTTGTGATTTCATTTTAGATTATTAGATGTTTAGATCTTTAGACTGGTTAGATTTTAAAAAAATGGTTTACTATTTAGCCCCGATTGAAGCAAGTATCCTTTTTTATTAATCGCATCTCGACTGCGCTCGATTTGACAAAAAGATACTGCGAAAAGCAGGAATAGCATTTACTAAAATGCCCGAACCATTCGCTCCTAATCCCTCGACTGCGCTCAGGATGACAATTAATTTGAACTACTTCAAATTAAAATTTAGGGTTTGACTGAAACATTTGTTAAATTTGTTCGTATAACCATTGTTTTCTTAAAACAAGCACAAAAATAGTATAAAATAAAAGATGGCGAAAAAAGTAAAGTATTATTTCGATACCGAAAGTTTGGCTTACCGAAAAATCAAGCCAAAATTATCCAAAAAACTGGGTTACATCGGTTTATTTTTACTCGCATCAGGATTATTTGGTTTTCTGTGTTTTGTGGTTTTATTGAATAGTTCCTATTTAGAAACTCCCAAAGACCGATTGCAAGCGCGTGAAATTGAAACGATGAAATTGCGTTATGCTATTTTGAATAAAAAGATAGACCAAGTTCAGGAAGTTTTAGCTGATGTTGAAGAAAGAGACAATAATATTTACCGCGCTTATTTTAATACGTCACCGATTCCTGCAGAACAGAGAAAAGCGGGATTTGGTGGTGTGAATCGCTATAAAGAATTAGAAGGATTTGACAATTCTGAATTGGTAGTGAATACTTCCAAAAGAGTAGATATCATTTCTAAAGAATTGGCAATTCAATCAAAATCATTAGATGAAATTTTGAAATTGGCCAAAGAGAAAAACAAATTACTTTCGGCGATTCCGGCAATTCAACCGGTAAAGAATGAGCAAATGAAACGAATTGCTTCCGGTTTTGGCTATCGAAGTGATCCGTTTACCAAAGTTCGTAAAATGCACGAAGGCATGGATTTCACGGCGAAAACCGGAACCCCTATTTTTGCTACCGGCGATGGTGTTGTTATTAATGCTGACAATTCGAAATCAGGTTTTGGTAATCATATTGAAATCAGTCACGGTTATGGGTATTTAACTTTATATGCGCATTTGAGTAAATACAAAGTCAAACGTGGACAACGAGTAAAGCGTGGTGACATCATTGGTTACGTTGGAAGTACAGGCCGAAGTGAAGCGCCGCATTTGCATTATGAAGTACACAAAGACGGAAAAGTCGTCAACCCGATTAATTTTTATTACGGGAATATTTCGGCGGCAGAGTATACAGTTATTTCTAAATTGGCTAATCAGGAAAATCAATCACTGGATTAATTTAAAAAAGTGGTCAGTGATCAGTTTTTAGTGTTCAGTTAAAAAAATAA includes:
- a CDS encoding GSCFA domain-containing protein, translated to MNFTTKVPVAAYEYPIDYNSKILSLGSCFAENMGEKFNYFKFQMTTNPFGIIFNPVSIEKLVERIVNQRLFTEVDIFFHNDLWHCYDVHSELSHPDKKEFLERLNLTIQQSNHLIIQASHIIITYGTSWVYRHNLTNEIVANCHKVPQKEFAKEILSPEIIQKSIQNTISLIQKVNPDCRFIFTVSPVRHIKDGFPENQRSKAHLITAIHNLLADVTLSLSKCYFPSYEIMMDELRDYRFYADDMLHPSQAAIDYIWIRFFENYVDSKYFDTMQEVCNIQKGLAHRPFNPNTSAHQLFLTSLNQKIIKLQERFPYIQF
- the alaS gene encoding alanine--tRNA ligase; this encodes MKSQDIRKAYLQFFESKGHLIVPSAPIVLKDDPTLMFNNSGMAQFKEYFLGNGTPKSKRIADTQKCLRVSGKHNDLEDVGFDTYHHTMFEMLGNWSFGDYFKKEALDWAWEFLTEVLKLDKDRLYVSVFEGNPAENVAFDQEAWDIWKQYVPEDRIILGNKKDNFWEMGDQGPCGPCSEIHIDLRTDAERAAVSGRSLVNADHPQVVEIWNNVFMEFNRKADGSLERLPAQHVDTGMGFERLCMAMQNVTSNYDTDVFTPLIAKIEQITGLKYTSNEVKNISEEQNKTNIAIRVIVDHVRAVAFAIADGQLPSNTGAGYVIRRILRRAIRYGFTFLNTKEPFINKLVEVLANQMGEFFPEIKSQQQLVTNVIREEEASFLRTLDQGLQLLENVVAQTKGTEVSGAKAFELYDTFGFPRDLTALILKEKGMSFNESEFDASMQEQKNRSRAASEVSTEDWSVLIPGNVETFVGYDQTENEVKITRIRKVNSKKDGILYQIVLDNTPFYPEGGGQVGDKGTLVSANETIDIIDTKKENNLILHFAKQLPENINGAFVAKVNTDLRTSTSKNHSATHLMHLALRNILGTHVEQKGSLVNPNYLRFDFSHFAKVSDEELRQVEASVNAQIEAQLQLTEYRNIPIQEALAKGAMALFGEKYGDNVRMIEFGDSKELCGGIHVKNTAEIWHFKIVSEGAVAAGIRRIEAITGDAVKDFFTQQENALATIKETLKNPQDTIKAVVSLQDENSKLKKQIELLLKEKIEGLKNDLVSQFQEINGVNFLAKQVDLSMSSTKELAQALGTSKGNSFVVLASIEDNAPNIHCYIAKELVADKSLNANVVIKDLGKYIDGNGGGQPFFASGKGKNINGIKEALEKAIDFVK
- a CDS encoding M23 family metallopeptidase; amino-acid sequence: MAKKVKYYFDTESLAYRKIKPKLSKKLGYIGLFLLASGLFGFLCFVVLLNSSYLETPKDRLQAREIETMKLRYAILNKKIDQVQEVLADVEERDNNIYRAYFNTSPIPAEQRKAGFGGVNRYKELEGFDNSELVVNTSKRVDIISKELAIQSKSLDEILKLAKEKNKLLSAIPAIQPVKNEQMKRIASGFGYRSDPFTKVRKMHEGMDFTAKTGTPIFATGDGVVINADNSKSGFGNHIEISHGYGYLTLYAHLSKYKVKRGQRVKRGDIIGYVGSTGRSEAPHLHYEVHKDGKVVNPINFYYGNISAAEYTVISKLANQENQSLD